The sequence AGCGAGAAGAACAGCAGGCCATTCCACTTACCGTCGTTGTGCCCGCCGCCAAAGAGATGCAGGCCGTTGCGCTTGCCGTCGTAGGCCGCGCCACCCCAGGCATAGACGATGGAGAGCAGGTCATAGGCGTTGAAGTGGATGTTGACGCCGTCCGCACGGTTGTAGCTGCCGGTGGGCACCGCGATGTTGTCGAGCAGGCGCGAGCCGGGGACTTCGGTCCACTGGTTGAGCGGCAGGCTGGCGAACCAGCTTGCCTTGATGCCCAGGTCGGCCTCGCGCGGGAGGTTGTCGACCACCGGGAGCGTACTCGTGCCGCTTGAACCGCCATTGCCGCCGCCGGAGGAGTCAGCGCCGCCGCTGGTGCCGCTGCCGCCCCCGGCATTGAGCCGTGTGCTGCCGCTGATACCGGCCACGGGGGCCGCGCTCATCAGGTTCCAGGTCGGATCGGACAGGAACGCGCCAAGCCCGCCCTTCTTGATCAGCTCGTCGCGGACGAAGCGGTAGGCCTCGTCGGCCTTGGGGAGCCCGGCGTCGTTGGCGACGGCGAGCGTCGCGAAGGCCTGGATCGCATAGCCGCCCGGGTCTCCCGTATAGAGCAGGGTCGTCGGCGCGGGGCCGCTACGGTTTGCAAAGGAATAGGCGTAGAGCTCGCTCATGGTCGTGATCGGCTTGCCTGACTTCAGGTCGCCCGCGAGGCGGTAGGCCGTACCGTCCATGCGGTTGAAGTCGGTGCCGCTGGTGAAGCGTTTGACGGTAAAACCCAGCAGCCAGTCGCGCACGTCGCATCCGCCCAGGCCCAAATCACAGATCTGCGACCAGCTGATCGCATGGAAGTCGTGCATCCAGGGCGATACCCAGTAGGCGACCTCGGAGGACAGGTTGCCTTCCGGGCTTTGGGCGGTCGAGCCCATGTCGCCCCAGCCCCGGTAGAGCCCGATGCCGTTGCGCGGCATGACGCTCGTGCGCATGTAGCCGGCGTTGTTCTCGATCTTGCTGGCAAAGTAGGGGCCTTCCCAATCGCCGTCCGGCGCGGCCCAGGCCGCCTGCGCCTGGGTGCGCAGACTCCAGCCCATGGCGCGCACCTGTTCGGCCTTGACGATGCCGGCAGCCTTGTTGCGGTAGTCCCAATGCAGCTGCAGGAGGTTCCAGCCTGCCCAGTAGTAGAGCTCGTCGAGGTAGTAGCGGTCGCCCGTCAGCAGGTAGGGAATGAAGCTCAGGGAAGGCTGGTGTGCCGTATCGACTTGATGTGGCGAGGTGCGCGGTAGCTTGGTCGCGGGAAGCTTGTCGGCTGGCTGCGACCATTCCGCGCCGCCGCCCACCGTCATGGTCGGGTACTTGTCGATGCTGGGAATCCGGCCCGAGCCGTCCTTGTCCAGGTAGTGCACCGAGAAGACGCCGGCGCGGTCGGCCGCGTCGTACATGACCTGGTAGGCATTCGCGGCGCCCGAGAGCAACGCGATGACCGTCCAGCCGGGCAGGGGACCGATGTCCATGCGACCTCCCGAATCAGGCATGTTGCTGCGGATGATCCCGCTGTCGAAGGTGTCCCGCTTGGACGCCATCCAGTAGTTGTAGAGGCTGCTGGCGGGCGCGCTGCCCAGGTCCGCATCGGTGTAGTTGGCGATCGCATGGGCGCGCTTGAGCAGCGCCAGGTCGGGCAGCACGATCTGCGAAGACGCCCCGCCAAACAGGTAAACCTTGCGATAGCGGGTCTGGTTGTAGTGGGTCTGGAGCGGCCGGTCCTCGATGAGTTTGCCCCCCGCGTCGAGGATTCGCAGGCTGTAGCTGCGGTCGCCGCGCGCCTCGGTCGACTCGACGTTGTCGAGCGTGATCGACACGCGTCCGCGGGAGATGCTCTCGAACCGGGCATCGAACACCACGCGCAGCGCCGGATGGGCGGCTCCGCCCGCCGTCGGCGCGACACGGCCGCGCCATTCGGACTGCAACGCGCCCTGCAACCAGGGCGAGGGTTTGCCGGCGAGCGCCTCGCGCAGGCTCGTCTGCCAGGTACGACCGTCCTCGGTGATCTGAACCACATAGTTGATCGGACCGGAAAGGATCTGGGCCGGGGTGAGGGCCGGTTTGTTGAGAGGATTGCCCGCTGCGCTGACGATGGCCAGCGGACTGGTTTCCGCATCGGGCAGCGCCACGCTGAGGATGGCGTGGCGGATCGTGCCGTCCGGATGCCGGCGTTTGACGTCGACCTGGGTCGGAAGTGCCGTGCCATTGCGCACGGCAACCAATCCGTCCTTGGCCAGACCGGCCGGCAGAGTGAAGCCAAAGCTGGTGACGCGCGGCCCTGAGGCGCCAGGCTCGCCGAGTACCCTGACCTCGCCTAGTTGCGTCCCGGCAGCCGGGGGCGACGCGGATCCACTGGCTTGTGCGCCGGCCTCCGTCGAACCGGCAGAAGGCGAACCTCCCCCCCCGCAGGCGATCAAGGTGCAGACGAAGAGACTGGCCAGGACACTGCGCAGGGTGGGCATTGCGAAGACTCCCGTGAGGGCGTGAGGGCCGACATTGTCCGCTCGTTGCGGGACACCGGCATAAAGGACAGGCATCCTGAGCGGCCAGCGGGTGCGCTGCAAGTTGTTTGACCAGGCAGATGACTAATAAGCCATGGCGGGGCGGCTTCTCCTGCACGTTGCGCAAGGCGCACCAGAGGCGAGCGAGGCATGTCTGCCTGCCTGGGCCGGCGTATGCGATGCCCGCAGGTGAGGGCGGGTGGCGGTCCTGCGCGGATGCCAATTTCGCCGAGGCGTGCGCCCCGGGCAGAGGGACGTCAGTTGGCGTCGATCTCGGGCCGCGCCAGATCCGGGATCTCGAAGAAGGCTGAGTCGGGCGGGACTCCGACGCGCTCCATCACCATCCAGGGCGGCGTGCGGATCAGGGTCGAGATGGCGCGGAAGTCGTCGGGCAAGGCTTCGTCGGTCCAGCCGAGCGCCGAATGGCGCGCCAGGTCGCAGGCCAACACGACGGTGCGCACGCGTGGATTCTCGGCGTTGGCGGGATCCATCAGGGCGATCAGCAGTTCTGGCAGCTGGTACTCGCGGACCAGGGCGACCTGCAGGTCGGCGATTGCCACGCCCAGGGTTGCCTTCTGCGCCAGCGCGCTGCGCATGCCGGGGTTGGCTTGCTGCAGTGCTTGCGTCTGCTGGATCAATTCGGGTGCGAAGCTCCAGCAGAGGATCTCCGCCACCTCGTGCAGCAGTGCGGCCACGGTGACTTCGTCGACGTCGATGTCGTGGCGCAGCAGGGCGAAGTCACGGGCGAAGACCGAGGCGCGCTTGGCCCGGTTGATGACCTTCAGGAGGCCGATCAGCGCCTTGGGATGCTTGGCCAGGTGCTCTTCTGCCGTGGGCAGGATGCCGAACTGCCGGAAGAAAGGCGTTAGGCCGATCATCATGATCGCCCGGTCGATGGTCGTGATGTCGTGGTTCTGGTTGCGCCCGCGGTTGCGCTGGAGGTAGGCGAGCAGGCGCAGGGCCATCAGCGGGTCGTCCAGCACGGCGGCCGCGATCTGGCGCGCGGAGACAATGTCTTCGTCACGGCGCAGTTCGGCGAGCACGCGTTCGGTCCTGCGCAGCACCGGGATATCGATGTTGCGGAAATAGGAAACGTAACTGCTCAGCTCGGTAAAGGGTTTGCTCAGCATGCCGTGGTCAAAGGCCTGGGAATCGCTCCTGGGGTGAAGGAATTACGGCAGGGCAGCATCCACCCTTGAGGTTGGTGACGGGCATCAAGTCAGGCTCATGCCGCGCGTATAATCTGCCGATAACGTCAGAATTGTCCTTGCGCGATCGCGCGACAGGGGCTCGCAGTGACAGGTGGAGACACGGATGCAGGAATTCCGGGCGTTCTTGATTGAGCAGGATGCCGCGCGGCAGGTTCGCGCGGGTTTCACGCGTTTGCGCGAAGATCAGCTCGACGCCGGCGATGTCCTGATCCGCGTGATCTATTCCAGCATCAACTACAAGGACGCCCTGGCCGCGACGGGTCAGGGTCGGATCGTACGACGCTTTCCCTGCGTCGGCGGCATCGATCTCGCGGGCATCGTGGAACGTAGCGCTGCGCCGCGCTTCAAGCCGGGCGATCCGGTTCTCGCCACTTCCTACGATATCGGGGTTGCCCACCACGGCGGCTATGCCGAACTGGCCCTGGTGCCGGGTGGCTGGGTGGTGCCTTTGCCGGAAGGCCTGAACCTGCGCCAGTCCATGGCCTTGGGCACGGCCGGCTTCACGGCGGCCTTCGGCGTGCAGCGGATGGAGCTCAACGGGCTCAAACCCGAGAACGGCCCGGTGCTGGTCAATGGCGCCACCGGTGGCGTGGGCTCACTGGCTGTCGACATGCTGGCGCGCCGCGGCTACGAGGTCGTGGCGCTGACTGGCAAGGCTGCCGAAACCGAATGGCTGCGTGAGCTGGGCGCGACGCGGGTGATGCTGCGTAACGAAATCGATTTCTCTCAGATCAAGCCGATGGACAAGGGCCTGTGGGCCGGCGCGATCGACAATCTGGGCGGCGACGTGCTCGCCTGGCTCGCCAGCACCATGAAGCCTTGGGGCACGATCGCCAGCATCGGGCTCGCGGCCGGCACCCAGCTCAACACCACGGTCATGCCCTTCATCCTGCGGGGCGTGAGCTTGCTTGGCGTCGACTCCGGCTACGTTGGCGCGGCGCTGCGCGAACAGGTCTGGGCGCGGCTTGCTTCCGATCTCAAGCCGGCGCATCTGGATGCGCTGACGCGGGAAGTCCCTTTTGAATCCCTGCCCGAGGAATTCGGGAAATTCATCGCTGGCCAGGCGCGCGGTCGTACCGTCGTGCGTATCGGCCAGGACTAAAACCACCCCGGAACACATAAAAATGAGCATCGCCCCGGACAACAACAGCCCGCAGCTTCCTCGGGTGCTGATCGTCGACGACTCGCGCATGGTGCGGGCGTCCCTGATCAAGCAGATCCGCGCGAACTTCGACGTGCGCGAGGAAGCCGACGGCGAGGCCGGCTGGCAGGCGCTCCTGCTGGATCCGACAATCGAGGTGGTGATCTCCGACATCGGCATGCCCAAGCTCGACGGCTTCGGCCTGCTCGGGCGCATCCGCGCTTCCAAGCTCGCGCGCATTCAGGAACTGCCGGTCATCATCATCTCCGGCGAGGACGAGAACGAAGCGCGCGAGAAGGCCAAGACCGCCGGCGCGACCGACTTCATCACCAAGGGCACGCCGACGGTTGAACTGCTCGCCCGCCTCGACGCGCTGGTGAAACTCGCGCAGACCCGCCGCGAGCTGGAGAAGAGTCGCGAGCAGCTGGTGCGCAACTACCACGGCGACGTCAGCGTGATGGCGATCGAGATCGACCATTTCGTCGAACTCTCCGAGCGCTATGGCCATCACGTGGCGCAGCTCATCCACCGCAAGATGTCCAAGCTGCTCTCCGCCAAGGTGCGCAAGGAGGACACGGTCGCCCACCTGGCCGAAGGCCAGTTCGCGATCATCTCGCCATCGGCCGATCTCGACGCCTGCGGGGCTTTCGCTTTGCGCATGCGTCGCGCGATCGAGACCATCGTGATGACCTACAAGGAAGAGCGCATCCGCATCACGCTCACCGTGGGTCTGGCGAGCGCGCATGGCGATCGCCACATGACGCTCGAAGAGCTCATCGCGCTTGCGGTTGCGCGCGTGGCTGATGGCAAGACCATGGGTGGCAACATCGTAGTCTCCGATTCGGGCGAGGTCACACCGGAGAATGTGGGCCGCTTCAGCCGCCTGGCGGTGAGCGTCGATCACGCGCTCACCCAGCTGCGCACTGGCTCAGTGGACGAAGTGCGCCGCCGCCTGCGCGAACTCGTGGGCACGATGATGCCGCTGCTCGAATTCATCGACACCGAATATCGCACCGGCATGCCGCTGGGGCTGTTGGCTGAGCGCGCCAATCTGATCAACATCGAGCGCACCGAAGTCGGCGCACCGATCCGCGCGCCGCACTGAGCTTCGACGGGACGTCTCAAAGAGAAAGGGCCGCGATTGCGGCCCTTTGTCTTTGTGCCCGCTCACCCGATGCGTGATCGGGCGAGCGGGCAGTTCCGACATGATCAGATCAGACGACAGCTTCCTGCTTGAGCTTGGGCTGCACGATGAACTGCTCGCGCTTTACGCCGAGCCAGCGGGCGAGCGGGGCTGCGACCAGCACCGAGGAGTAGATGCCGAACAGGATGCCGATGGTGATGGCGAGCGCGAAGTAGTGCAGGGTATCGCCACCGAAGATCAGCATCGACAGGATCATCATTTCGGTGGAACCGTGGGTGATGATGGTCCGCGAGATCGTGCTGGTGATCGCGTGGTCGATCACTTCCGACACCGACAGGCCGCGCTTGCGGCTGTTGCGGAAGGTTTCGCGCACACGGTCGAACACGACCACGGACTCGTTCACCGAGTAGCCGAGCACCGCCAGCACCGCCGCCAGCACCGGGAGCGAGAACTCCCACTGGAAGAAGGCGAAGAAGCCCAGGATGATCACCACGTCGTGCAGGTTGGCCACGATGGCGGACACCGCGAGCCGCCACTCGAAGCGGATGGCGAGATAGAGCACGATACCGATCACCACCAGCAGCAGGGCAAGCGCCCCGTCCGAGGCGAGTTCCTTGCCTACCTGCGGGCCGACGAACTCCACGCGACGCAGCTCCGGCTTGTCCGCGCCCTGGCTCAAGGTCTGGATGACCTGGGCCGACACGGCCTTGCTATCGGCGTTGCCACGGTTAGGCAGGCGGATCATCACGTCGCGCGCGGTGTTGAAGTTCTGCACCTGCGCGTCGGCGTAGCCCGCCTTGGTCAGCGTTTCCCGCAACTGGTCCAGATGCGGCGGCTGGGCGTAGTTCACTTCCATCACCGTGCCGCCGGTGAACTCCACCGAGAAGTGGAGTCCGCGGGTGGCGAGGAAGAAGACAGCCAGCAGGAAGGTCACGAAAGAGATCACGTTGAAGATCAACGCGTGCCGCATGAACGGGATGTCTTTCTTGATGCGGAAGAATTCCATTTCCTTGATTTCCCTATTTTCCCTGTTCGTTCGCGCGGATCAGGCCTTGTCGGCCGAAGGACGCCACACCTGGCCGATGGCGAGCTTCTCGAGCTTGCGACGGCGGCCGTAGATGAAGTTGGTGAGCATGCGGGCCACCATGACCGAGCTGAACATCGAGGTCAGGATGCCCAGGCAGTGCACCACCGCAAACCCGCGCACCGGGCCGCTGCCGAAAATCAGCAGGGCGATGCCGGCGATCAGCGTCGTGACGTTCGAGTCGAGGATGGTGCCAAAGGCGCGCTCGTAGCCCGCTGAAATGGCCGCCTGCGGCGTCGAGCCGTTGCGCAGCTCTTCGCGGATCCGCTCGTTGATCAGCACGTTCGCGTCGATCGCCATACCCAGCGTGAAGGCGATGGCCGCGATACCCGGCAAGGTCAGCGTCGCCTGCATCAGCGAGAGCAGCGCGAGCAGCAGCATCAGGTTGGCCGCGAGAGCGGCCACCGAGATCAGGCCGAACACCGCGTAGTACACGATCATGAAGATCGCGATCGCGATGAAGCCCCACAGGGTCGAGTCGAAGCCCTTCTTGATGTTCTCGGCGCCCAGGCTCGGGCCGATCGTGCGTTCCTCGATGATCTCCATCGGCGCGGCGAGCGAGCCGGAACGGATCAGGATCGAGAGCTGGTTCGTTTCCTCGGAGGTGAACTGGCCGGTGATCTGGAAGCGGTTGGAAAACTCGCCCTGGATCGTCGCGACGGAAATCGCTTCACCCTTGTTGCGCTCGAACAGGATGATCGCCATGCGCTTGCCGATGTTCTCGCGCGTGATGTCGAGCATCACGCGGCCGCCGGCGGCGTCCAGGTTCACCGCCACTGCGGGCTGGTGGTTGGAGTCAAAGGCAGAGTCCGCGCCGTTGAAGCGGTCGCCGGTGAGGACGACCTGCTTCTTCACGGGGATCGGCAAGACCGAACCGTCCTTGCGGCGTTCGGGGAAGACATCGACGCCGACGTTGCTGCCGGACTGCAGGGCGGCTTCGTCGACCATGCGCACTTCCAGCGTGGCCGTGCGGCCGATCAGGTCCTTGGCCTTGGCCACGTCCTGCACGCCGGGCAGTTGCACGACGATGCGGTCGGCGCCTTGCTGCTGGATCACCGGCTCGGCGACGCCGAGTTCGTTGACCCGCTTGTTCAGCGTGGTGATGTTCTGCTTGACCGCGTCTTCCTGGATCTTGCGCTGCGACTGCAGCGTCAGGCTGCCGATCAGCAAGAGATCGTCGCCGTCGGTCTTGTCGGCGAGTTGCAGTTCCGGCAGGCGGTCACGCAGGAGCGCACGCGCCTGATCGCGGGTGTCGTTGTCGCGGAAGCGCACCACCAGGTTCTGGCCGTCACGGGTGATGCCGCCGTGCCGCAGGTTCTTCTCCCGCAGCATGGTGCGGATGTCCGAGGTGGTCGAATCCAGGCGCTTGGTGATCGCGCCCTGCATGTCCACCTGCAGCAGGAAGTGCACGCCGCCTCGCAGGTCCAGGCCCAGGTACATCGGCAGCGCGTGGATTGCGGTCAGCCACTTGGGGCTCGCGGAGAGCAGGTTCAAGGCCACGACGTAGGTTGGGTCCTTGGGGTCCGGATTGAAGGTGTGCTCGATCACGTCCTTCGCCTTGAGCTGCTGGTCGGCGTTCGTGAAGCGGGCTCGGACCGAATTCAGGTCGGTGAAGATGCCGTCGTGCGGGATACCCGCCTGGCGCAGCGCCGCGTCCACACGGTCACGCGCATCGACGGGCAGCTTGACCGTGGCTTTGGCACTCGAGATCTGTACGGCGGGCACTTCGCCGTAGAAGTTCGGCAGGGTATAGACGATGCCGAAGAACAGAACCACCAGGATCAGGAGGTTCTTCCAGAGCGGGTAGCGATTCATGATGTGGCTCGGAGGAGGGCGGGCGGCAGCGTTCGGAGCTGCGCCCGCTTCGTGTTATCGAATGGCTTAGACGCTCTTGAGCGTGCCCTTGGGCAGTACGGAGCTGATGGCGGGCTTGTGCACCTGCACTTCGACGCCGTCGGCGATCTCGACCTTCACGTAGGTCTCGCCGGTCTGGGTGACCTTGCCGGCGATGCCGCCGGAGGTCACGATTTCGTCGCCCTTGGACAGGGCTTCGAGCAGGGCGCGGTGTTCCTTCGCCTTCTTCTGCTGCGGACGGATCATGAGAAACCACATGACCACGAACATGAGGACCAGCGGCAGCAGGCCCACGATGCCGCTGGTGGGATCCGCGGCGCCCGCGGTCTGGGCATAGGCATTGGAAATCAGCACGTTACGACTCCACAAAGTTCAGAAGAAAAATAACCGAACGAGTATAACAGCGCGCCCGGACCGGGCCGGTTTGCCCCCGGCGCCGCGGGGTGAGCGCTAGCTAGTCGGTGCCGCGCGCGCGGCGCTGGTGGAAGTCAGCGACGAAGGCTTCGAAGCGGTCAGCCTCGATCGCCTCGCGCATTTCGCGCATCAGCTGCTGGTAATAGTGGAGGTTGTGGATGGTCATCAGGCGCGCGCCGAGGATTTCGTTGGCGCGGTCCAGGTGATGCAGATAGGCCCGCGTGAAGTTGCGGCAGGCGTAGCAGGCACATTGCTCGTCGAGCGGACGCACGTCGCTGCGGTGCTTCGCGTTACGGATCTTGAGATTGCCCCACTGGGTGAAGATCCAGCCATTGCGCGCGTTGCGGGTGGGCATCACGCAATCGAACATGTCCACGCCGCGCGAGACGCCGTAGACGAGGTCCTCCGGTGTGCCTACGCCCATCAGGTAGCGCGGCTTGTCGTTCGGCAGGCGCGGCGTGAGGTGGTGGAGGATGCGCTCCATGTCCTCCTTGGGCTCCCCGACCGACAGGCCGCCGATCGCGAAGCCGTGGAAGCCGATGTCCTGCAAGGCGGCGAGAGACTCGTCGCGCAGGTCCTCGTACATGCCGCCCTGCACGATGCCGAACAGGGCGTTGGGGTTCTCGAGGCGATCAAATTCCTCGCGCGACCGCTTGGCCCAGCGCTGGGAGAGCCGCATCGATTTGGCGGCTTCTTCATGCGTCGCCGGGAAAGGCGTGCACTCGTCGAAGATCATCACGATGTCGGAGTTGAGCCCGCGCTGGATCCGCATGGACTCCTCGGGCGTGAGGAAGAGCTTGCTGCCATTGATCGGCGAGGCGAAGCGCACGCCTTCCTCGGTGATCTTGCGCAGCGCGCCGAGCGAGAACACCTGGAAGCCGCCGGAGTCGGTCAGAATGGGGCGATCCCAGTCCATGAAACGGTGCAGACCGCCGAACTTTTCCATCACTTCCGGTCCA is a genomic window of Niveibacterium sp. SC-1 containing:
- a CDS encoding HDOD domain-containing protein, which encodes MLSKPFTELSSYVSYFRNIDIPVLRRTERVLAELRRDEDIVSARQIAAAVLDDPLMALRLLAYLQRNRGRNQNHDITTIDRAIMMIGLTPFFRQFGILPTAEEHLAKHPKALIGLLKVINRAKRASVFARDFALLRHDIDVDEVTVAALLHEVAEILCWSFAPELIQQTQALQQANPGMRSALAQKATLGVAIADLQVALVREYQLPELLIALMDPANAENPRVRTVVLACDLARHSALGWTDEALPDDFRAISTLIRTPPWMVMERVGVPPDSAFFEIPDLARPEIDAN
- a CDS encoding oxidoreductase; the protein is MQEFRAFLIEQDAARQVRAGFTRLREDQLDAGDVLIRVIYSSINYKDALAATGQGRIVRRFPCVGGIDLAGIVERSAAPRFKPGDPVLATSYDIGVAHHGGYAELALVPGGWVVPLPEGLNLRQSMALGTAGFTAAFGVQRMELNGLKPENGPVLVNGATGGVGSLAVDMLARRGYEVVALTGKAAETEWLRELGATRVMLRNEIDFSQIKPMDKGLWAGAIDNLGGDVLAWLASTMKPWGTIASIGLAAGTQLNTTVMPFILRGVSLLGVDSGYVGAALREQVWARLASDLKPAHLDALTREVPFESLPEEFGKFIAGQARGRTVVRIGQD
- a CDS encoding response regulator, which translates into the protein MSIAPDNNSPQLPRVLIVDDSRMVRASLIKQIRANFDVREEADGEAGWQALLLDPTIEVVISDIGMPKLDGFGLLGRIRASKLARIQELPVIIISGEDENEAREKAKTAGATDFITKGTPTVELLARLDALVKLAQTRRELEKSREQLVRNYHGDVSVMAIEIDHFVELSERYGHHVAQLIHRKMSKLLSAKVRKEDTVAHLAEGQFAIISPSADLDACGAFALRMRRAIETIVMTYKEERIRITLTVGLASAHGDRHMTLEELIALAVARVADGKTMGGNIVVSDSGEVTPENVGRFSRLAVSVDHALTQLRTGSVDEVRRRLRELVGTMMPLLEFIDTEYRTGMPLGLLAERANLINIERTEVGAPIRAPH
- the secF gene encoding protein translocase subunit SecF, yielding MEFFRIKKDIPFMRHALIFNVISFVTFLLAVFFLATRGLHFSVEFTGGTVMEVNYAQPPHLDQLRETLTKAGYADAQVQNFNTARDVMIRLPNRGNADSKAVSAQVIQTLSQGADKPELRRVEFVGPQVGKELASDGALALLLVVIGIVLYLAIRFEWRLAVSAIVANLHDVVIILGFFAFFQWEFSLPVLAAVLAVLGYSVNESVVVFDRVRETFRNSRKRGLSVSEVIDHAITSTISRTIITHGSTEMMILSMLIFGGDTLHYFALAITIGILFGIYSSVLVAAPLARWLGVKREQFIVQPKLKQEAVV
- the secD gene encoding protein translocase subunit SecD, translated to MNRYPLWKNLLILVVLFFGIVYTLPNFYGEVPAVQISSAKATVKLPVDARDRVDAALRQAGIPHDGIFTDLNSVRARFTNADQQLKAKDVIEHTFNPDPKDPTYVVALNLLSASPKWLTAIHALPMYLGLDLRGGVHFLLQVDMQGAITKRLDSTTSDIRTMLREKNLRHGGITRDGQNLVVRFRDNDTRDQARALLRDRLPELQLADKTDGDDLLLIGSLTLQSQRKIQEDAVKQNITTLNKRVNELGVAEPVIQQQGADRIVVQLPGVQDVAKAKDLIGRTATLEVRMVDEAALQSGSNVGVDVFPERRKDGSVLPIPVKKQVVLTGDRFNGADSAFDSNHQPAVAVNLDAAGGRVMLDITRENIGKRMAIILFERNKGEAISVATIQGEFSNRFQITGQFTSEETNQLSILIRSGSLAAPMEIIEERTIGPSLGAENIKKGFDSTLWGFIAIAIFMIVYYAVFGLISVAALAANLMLLLALLSLMQATLTLPGIAAIAFTLGMAIDANVLINERIREELRNGSTPQAAISAGYERAFGTILDSNVTTLIAGIALLIFGSGPVRGFAVVHCLGILTSMFSSVMVARMLTNFIYGRRRKLEKLAIGQVWRPSADKA
- the yajC gene encoding preprotein translocase subunit YajC → MLISNAYAQTAGAADPTSGIVGLLPLVLMFVVMWFLMIRPQQKKAKEHRALLEALSKGDEIVTSGGIAGKVTQTGETYVKVEIADGVEVQVHKPAISSVLPKGTLKSV
- the tgt gene encoding tRNA guanosine(34) transglycosylase Tgt, whose amino-acid sequence is MKFDLLTTSAGARRGRLELAHGVVETPVFMPVGTYGTVKAMSPVELKEIGAQICLGNTFHLWLRPGPEVMEKFGGLHRFMDWDRPILTDSGGFQVFSLGALRKITEEGVRFASPINGSKLFLTPEESMRIQRGLNSDIVMIFDECTPFPATHEEAAKSMRLSQRWAKRSREEFDRLENPNALFGIVQGGMYEDLRDESLAALQDIGFHGFAIGGLSVGEPKEDMERILHHLTPRLPNDKPRYLMGVGTPEDLVYGVSRGVDMFDCVMPTRNARNGWIFTQWGNLKIRNAKHRSDVRPLDEQCACYACRNFTRAYLHHLDRANEILGARLMTIHNLHYYQQLMREMREAIEADRFEAFVADFHQRRARGTD